The Paraburkholderia sp. ZP32-5 genome includes a window with the following:
- the hisC gene encoding histidinol-phosphate transaminase — MTASFGPSYVRAIAPYVAGKPISEVAREFGLDEASIVKLASNENPLGMPESAQRAMAQALADLGRYPDANGFELKAALSARYGVPAEWITLGNGSNDILELAAHAFVEKGQSVVFSQYSFAVYPLATQGVGARAIAVPAVRYGHDLDAMLAAIADDTRLVFVANPNNPTGTFIDGPMLEAFLDKVPRHVAVVLDEAYTEYLSADKRYDSIAWVRRYPNLLVSRTFSKAFGLAGLRIGFAIAQPELTDLLNRLRQPFNVNTLAQAAAIAALNDSAFLEKSAALNAQGYRRLTAAFDELGLEYVPSEGNFVLVRVGDDNAAGNRVNLALLKRAVIVRPVGNYGLPQWLRVTIGLSEENEAFLAALEQALAEPAAA; from the coding sequence ATGACAGCGTCTTTCGGCCCTTCCTATGTGCGAGCCATCGCCCCGTATGTCGCCGGCAAGCCGATTTCGGAAGTGGCTCGCGAGTTCGGCCTCGACGAGGCGAGCATCGTCAAGCTGGCATCGAACGAGAACCCGCTCGGCATGCCGGAATCGGCGCAGCGCGCGATGGCGCAGGCGCTTGCCGATCTCGGCCGCTATCCCGATGCGAACGGTTTCGAGCTGAAAGCCGCGTTGAGCGCGCGCTACGGCGTGCCGGCCGAGTGGATCACGCTAGGCAACGGCAGCAACGACATCCTCGAACTCGCCGCGCATGCCTTCGTCGAGAAGGGGCAGTCGGTGGTGTTCTCTCAATATTCGTTCGCGGTCTATCCGCTCGCGACGCAAGGCGTCGGTGCGCGCGCGATCGCCGTGCCGGCCGTGCGTTACGGGCACGACCTCGACGCGATGCTGGCCGCGATCGCGGACGATACGCGCCTCGTGTTCGTCGCGAATCCGAACAATCCGACCGGCACGTTTATCGACGGGCCGATGCTCGAGGCGTTTCTCGATAAAGTGCCGCGTCACGTGGCCGTCGTACTCGATGAGGCCTACACCGAGTATTTGTCGGCGGACAAGCGTTATGACTCGATCGCATGGGTGCGCCGCTATCCGAACCTGCTCGTATCGCGCACGTTCTCGAAGGCGTTCGGCCTTGCGGGGCTGCGCATCGGTTTTGCGATCGCCCAGCCTGAATTGACCGATCTGCTGAACCGTCTGCGTCAGCCGTTCAACGTGAATACGCTTGCGCAGGCCGCGGCGATCGCCGCGCTGAACGACAGCGCATTTCTCGAAAAGAGCGCGGCGCTGAACGCACAAGGCTATCGCCGTCTGACCGCTGCGTTCGATGAACTCGGCCTCGAATATGTGCCGTCCGAAGGCAACTTCGTGCTCGTGCGCGTGGGCGATGACAACGCAGCCGGCAACCGCGTGAATCTTGCGTTGCTGAAGCGCGCCGTGATCGTGCGCCCGGTCGGCAATTACGGTTTGCCGCAGTGGCTGCGTGTCACGATCGGCCTGTCCGAGGAAAACGAAGCGTTCCTCGCGGCGCTCGAACAGGCGCTTGCTGAGCCTGCCGCTGCGTAA
- the pheA gene encoding prephenate dehydratase: protein MDDELNTRLKPLRDRIDALDAQLIALLNQRASVALEVGEVKKHFNAPVFRPEREQQVIARLQEMSEGPLASEHIDAIWREIMAASRALEKTIKAAYLGPIGTYSEQAMHEYFGQSIEGLPCPSIDEVFRSVEAGAADYGVVPVENSAEGAVSRTLDLLLQTQLIIGGELALPIHHNLLTQNGLAGVTRVCAHAQALAQCQRWLSTNAPHLQRQAVSSNAEAARMAAEDPTVAAIAGDRAAIHYGLQVTNALIQDDPHNRTRFVMIGKQPTGPSGYDQTSLIVSVANEPGAMVKLLEPLARHGVSMTRFESRPARVGTWEYYFYIDVEGHRDDAAVAAALAGLGEKAAFLKILGSYPRAR from the coding sequence ATGGACGACGAACTCAATACCCGACTCAAACCTCTGCGCGACCGCATCGACGCGCTCGACGCGCAACTGATCGCGCTCCTCAATCAGCGCGCGTCGGTCGCGCTCGAAGTGGGCGAGGTCAAGAAACATTTCAACGCGCCGGTGTTCCGGCCCGAGCGCGAGCAGCAGGTGATCGCGCGTTTGCAGGAAATGAGCGAAGGGCCGCTCGCGAGCGAACACATCGACGCGATCTGGCGCGAGATCATGGCCGCGAGCCGCGCGCTCGAGAAGACCATCAAGGCAGCCTATCTGGGGCCGATCGGCACCTATAGCGAACAGGCGATGCACGAATACTTCGGTCAGTCGATCGAAGGATTGCCGTGCCCGTCGATCGACGAGGTGTTCCGTTCGGTCGAGGCAGGCGCCGCCGATTACGGCGTCGTGCCGGTCGAGAATTCAGCGGAAGGCGCGGTGTCGCGCACGCTGGATCTGCTGCTGCAAACGCAGCTGATTATCGGCGGCGAGCTGGCTTTGCCGATTCATCACAACCTGCTCACGCAGAACGGCCTTGCCGGCGTCACCCGCGTGTGCGCGCATGCGCAGGCGCTCGCGCAGTGCCAGCGCTGGCTGTCGACGAACGCGCCGCATCTGCAGCGTCAGGCGGTGTCGAGCAATGCGGAAGCCGCGCGGATGGCTGCCGAAGATCCGACCGTCGCGGCGATCGCCGGCGATCGCGCGGCGATCCACTACGGCCTGCAGGTCACCAACGCGCTGATCCAGGACGATCCGCACAACCGCACGCGCTTCGTGATGATCGGCAAGCAGCCGACTGGCCCGAGCGGTTACGACCAGACTTCGCTGATCGTGTCGGTGGCGAACGAGCCGGGCGCGATGGTCAAGCTGCTGGAGCCGCTCGCGCGTCACGGTGTGTCGATGACGCGTTTCGAATCGCGTCCGGCGCGCGTCGGCACGTGGGAGTACTACTTCTATATCGACGTCGAAGGCCATCGCGATGACGCGGCCGTGGCTGCCGCGCTTGCCGGTCTTGGCGAAAAGGCCGCGTTCCTGAAGATACTCGGCTCGTACCCGCGCGCCCGCTAA
- the serC gene encoding 3-phosphoserine/phosphohydroxythreonine transaminase → MRVFNFSAGPAAMPEEVLRQAADEMLNWRGSGMSVMEMSHRGKEFMSIHEEALTDLRELLQVPASHRILFLQGGGLGENAIVPMNLLGAKPRADFVVTGSWSQKSFKEAQKYGSVHLAATGQTAEGFTRAPARAEWQLSDDPAYVHLCTNETIHGVETFEIPDLGDIPLVADASSHILSRPMDIAKYGVLFGGAQKNIGMAGVTVVIVREDMLERAMPICPSAFEWKTVAENNSMYNTPPTYAIYIAGLVFKWLKKQGGLAAMEARNLEKSKLLYDTIDASSFYLNKVERGSRSRMNVPFFLADESRNEDFLSGAKARGLVQLKGHKSVGGMRASIYNAVPLEGVKALVEYMKEFEQRSA, encoded by the coding sequence ATGCGCGTCTTTAATTTCTCCGCCGGCCCGGCGGCCATGCCCGAAGAAGTGCTGCGTCAGGCAGCCGACGAAATGCTGAACTGGCGCGGCAGCGGCATGAGCGTGATGGAAATGAGTCATCGCGGCAAGGAGTTCATGTCGATCCACGAGGAAGCGCTGACCGATCTGCGCGAACTGCTGCAGGTGCCCGCGAGCCACCGCATTCTGTTTCTGCAGGGCGGCGGGCTCGGCGAGAATGCAATCGTGCCGATGAATCTGCTTGGCGCAAAGCCGCGCGCGGATTTCGTCGTCACCGGTTCGTGGTCGCAAAAATCGTTCAAGGAAGCGCAGAAATACGGCAGCGTGCATCTGGCCGCGACCGGCCAGACCGCGGAAGGCTTCACGCGTGCGCCGGCGCGCGCGGAATGGCAATTGTCGGACGATCCCGCCTACGTACATCTGTGCACGAACGAAACCATCCACGGCGTCGAAACCTTCGAAATTCCCGATCTCGGCGATATTCCGCTCGTCGCGGACGCGTCGTCGCACATCCTGTCGCGCCCGATGGATATCGCCAAATACGGCGTGCTGTTCGGCGGTGCGCAGAAGAATATCGGCATGGCCGGCGTGACGGTCGTGATCGTGCGCGAAGACATGCTGGAGCGCGCGATGCCGATCTGTCCGTCGGCTTTCGAATGGAAGACCGTCGCTGAGAACAATTCGATGTACAACACGCCGCCCACCTACGCGATCTATATCGCCGGGCTCGTGTTCAAGTGGTTGAAGAAGCAGGGCGGCCTCGCGGCGATGGAAGCGCGCAACCTCGAAAAGTCGAAATTGCTGTACGACACGATCGACGCGAGCAGCTTCTATCTGAACAAGGTCGAGCGTGGCTCGCGTTCGCGGATGAACGTGCCGTTTTTCCTCGCCGACGAGTCGCGCAATGAAGATTTCCTGTCCGGCGCGAAAGCGCGGGGATTGGTGCAGCTAAAGGGCCACAAGTCCGTCGGCGGCATGCGGGCGTCGATTTACAACGCCGTCCCGCTCGAAGGCGTCAAAGCGCTTGTCGAATACATGAAGGAATTCGAGCAGCGCAGCGCCTGA
- a CDS encoding DUF2059 domain-containing protein has product MQKRFKQLMLLAALVPTFAMAQALQNQAPAAPAAAAAPVDPAKQAAIKDLLDAIDAQKLVGAIGNSAQMQAKQLVPAILSDALSENKTMSDKQKQAAVPSLQQNAVPKLVDSAGQVFATDAFRQDAMQAQYDAYAKYYSTSEIKDLTTFYKSPTGRKFIQVQDQVGRDVVNGLMQKYMPESIKATRAQADKEVASVKPAAAK; this is encoded by the coding sequence ATGCAAAAACGATTCAAACAACTGATGTTGCTGGCTGCCCTCGTGCCGACCTTCGCTATGGCTCAAGCGCTGCAAAACCAGGCGCCGGCTGCTCCGGCTGCCGCAGCAGCACCGGTTGACCCGGCCAAGCAGGCTGCGATCAAGGACCTGCTCGACGCCATCGACGCACAGAAGCTGGTCGGCGCGATCGGCAACAGCGCGCAGATGCAGGCCAAGCAGCTCGTGCCGGCGATCCTGTCGGACGCGCTGAGCGAAAACAAGACGATGTCGGACAAGCAAAAGCAGGCTGCCGTCCCGTCGTTGCAGCAAAACGCAGTGCCGAAGCTGGTTGACAGCGCAGGCCAGGTGTTTGCAACCGACGCATTCCGTCAGGACGCAATGCAGGCTCAGTACGACGCGTACGCGAAGTACTACAGCACGTCGGAAATCAAGGATCTGACGACGTTCTACAAGAGCCCGACCGGCCGCAAGTTCATCCAGGTGCAAGACCAGGTTGGCCGCGACGTCGTGAACGGTCTGATGCAGAAGTACATGCCGGAATCGATCAAGGCAACGCGTGCTCAGGCCGACAAGGAAGTCGCATCGGTCAAGCCGGCTGCCGCGAAGTAA
- the gyrA gene encoding DNA gyrase subunit A produces the protein MDQFAKETLPISLEEEMRRSYLDYAMSVIVGRALPDVRDGLKPVHRRVLYAMHELNNDWNRAYKKSARIVGDVIGKYHPHGDTAVYDTIVRMAQDFSLRYMLVDGQGNFGSVDGDNAAAMRYTEIRMAKIGHELLADIDKETVDFVPNYDGSENEPAILPARIPNLLINGSSGIAVGMATNIPPHNLNEVVDACQHLLKNPEATIDELIEIIPAPDFPTAGIIYGVAGVRDGYRTGRGRVVMRALTHFEEIDRGQRMAIIVDELPYQVNKRSLLERIAELVNEKKLEGISDIRDESDKSGMRVVIELKRGEVPEVVLNNLYKATQLQDTFGMNMVALVDGQPKLLNLKEMLTCFLSHRREVLTRRTVYELRKARERGHVLEGLAVALANIDEFIAIIKAAPTPPIAKQELMARAWDSSLVREMLSRAESENAAAGGREAYRPEGLNPSFGMQTDGLYRLSDTQAQEILQMRLQRLTGLEQDKIIGEYRDVMAQIADLLDILARPERISAIIVEELTSIKAEFGDARRSKIELNATELNTEDLITPQEMVVTMSHAGYVKSQPLSEYRAQKRGGRGKQATSMKEDDWIDTLFIANTHDHILCFSNRGRVYWVKVYEVPQGSRNSRGRPIVNMFPLQEGEKITVVLPVKEFSADKFVFMATALGTVKKTPLEAFSRPLRKGIIAVGLDEGDYLIGAAITDGQHDVMLFSDSGKAVRFDENDVRPMGREARGVRGMQLEDGQSVIALLVAGDEQQSVLTATENGFGKRTPITEYTRHGRGTKGMIAIQTSERNGKVVAATLVDPEAQIMLITTTGVLIRTRVSEIREMGRATQGVTLISLDEGTKLSGLQQVAEAEGESESDSDSSADGDDGGESGGTV, from the coding sequence ATGGATCAATTCGCCAAAGAGACTCTGCCAATCTCCCTAGAGGAGGAAATGCGCCGTTCGTATCTCGATTACGCGATGAGCGTGATCGTAGGGCGAGCGCTTCCCGATGTCCGCGATGGCCTGAAGCCGGTGCACCGGCGCGTGCTGTACGCGATGCACGAGTTGAACAACGACTGGAACCGCGCGTACAAGAAGTCGGCGCGTATCGTCGGCGACGTGATCGGTAAGTACCATCCGCACGGCGACACGGCTGTCTACGACACCATCGTCCGGATGGCGCAGGACTTCTCGCTGCGCTACATGCTGGTGGACGGCCAGGGCAACTTCGGTTCGGTCGACGGCGACAACGCCGCGGCGATGCGCTACACAGAAATCCGCATGGCGAAGATCGGCCACGAACTGCTGGCCGACATCGACAAGGAAACGGTCGATTTCGTACCGAACTACGACGGCAGCGAGAACGAACCGGCTATCCTGCCCGCGCGCATCCCGAATCTGCTGATCAATGGTTCGTCCGGCATCGCGGTCGGCATGGCGACCAACATCCCGCCGCACAATCTCAACGAAGTCGTCGACGCCTGCCAGCATCTGCTGAAGAACCCCGAGGCGACGATCGACGAGCTGATCGAAATCATTCCCGCGCCCGATTTCCCGACCGCCGGCATCATCTACGGCGTGGCGGGCGTGCGCGACGGCTACCGCACGGGCCGCGGCCGTGTCGTGATGCGCGCGCTCACGCACTTCGAGGAAATCGACCGCGGTCAGCGCATGGCGATCATCGTCGACGAACTGCCGTACCAGGTGAACAAGCGCTCGCTGCTCGAGCGCATCGCCGAGCTCGTCAACGAGAAGAAGCTCGAAGGCATTTCCGATATCCGCGACGAATCCGACAAGAGCGGCATGCGCGTCGTGATCGAGCTGAAGCGTGGCGAAGTGCCCGAAGTCGTGCTGAATAATCTGTACAAGGCCACCCAGCTCCAGGACACCTTCGGCATGAACATGGTTGCGCTCGTCGACGGCCAGCCGAAGCTGCTGAACCTGAAGGAAATGCTGACGTGCTTCCTGTCGCATCGGCGGGAAGTGCTGACGCGGCGCACCGTCTACGAGCTGCGCAAGGCGCGCGAACGCGGCCACGTGCTCGAAGGCCTCGCGGTGGCGTTGGCCAACATCGACGAATTCATCGCGATCATCAAGGCCGCGCCGACCCCGCCGATCGCCAAGCAGGAACTGATGGCGCGCGCGTGGGATTCGTCGCTCGTGCGCGAGATGCTGTCGCGCGCCGAGAGCGAGAACGCGGCGGCGGGCGGTCGCGAAGCCTATCGTCCGGAGGGTCTGAACCCGTCGTTCGGCATGCAGACCGACGGCCTGTACCGTCTGTCCGACACCCAGGCGCAGGAAATCCTGCAGATGCGTTTGCAGCGCCTGACTGGTCTCGAGCAGGACAAGATCATCGGCGAGTACCGCGACGTGATGGCGCAAATCGCCGACCTGCTCGACATCCTCGCTCGCCCGGAACGCATTTCGGCGATCATCGTCGAGGAACTCACGTCGATCAAAGCCGAATTCGGCGACGCGCGCCGTTCGAAGATCGAGCTGAACGCGACCGAGCTGAACACCGAAGACCTGATCACTCCGCAGGAAATGGTCGTGACGATGTCGCACGCGGGCTACGTGAAATCGCAGCCGTTGTCCGAATATCGCGCGCAAAAGCGTGGCGGGCGCGGCAAACAGGCGACTTCCATGAAGGAAGACGACTGGATCGACACGCTGTTCATCGCCAATACCCACGATCACATCCTGTGCTTCTCGAACCGCGGGCGCGTGTACTGGGTCAAGGTCTACGAGGTTCCGCAGGGCTCGCGTAACTCGCGTGGCCGGCCGATCGTCAATATGTTCCCGCTGCAGGAAGGCGAGAAGATCACGGTCGTGCTGCCAGTCAAGGAGTTCTCGGCCGACAAGTTCGTGTTCATGGCGACCGCGTTAGGAACGGTAAAAAAGACCCCGCTGGAAGCATTCAGCCGCCCGCTGCGCAAGGGTATTATTGCGGTCGGTCTCGATGAGGGCGACTACCTGATCGGCGCGGCCATCACCGATGGTCAGCACGACGTGATGCTGTTCTCGGATTCGGGCAAGGCGGTGCGCTTCGACGAGAACGACGTTCGTCCGATGGGCCGCGAGGCGCGCGGTGTACGCGGCATGCAGCTCGAAGACGGGCAGAGCGTGATCGCGTTGCTGGTGGCCGGCGACGAGCAGCAGTCGGTGCTCACCGCGACGGAAAACGGCTTCGGCAAGCGCACGCCGATCACCGAATACACGCGTCACGGCCGCGGCACGAAGGGCATGATCGCGATCCAGACGTCGGAGCGTAACGGCAAGGTGGTCGCCGCGACGCTGGTAGACCCGGAAGCGCAGATCATGCTGATCACCACGACAGGCGTGCTGATTCGCACGCGTGTGTCGGAAATCCGTGAAATGGGGCGCGCAACCCAGGGTGTTACACTCATCAGCCTTGACGAAGGAACCAAGCTGTCCGGTCTGCAACAGGTAGCTGAGGCCGAAGGCGAATCGGAAAGCGATTCGGATAGCTCCGCCGACGGAGATGACGGCGGCGAGAGCGGCGGCACGGTTTGA
- the ompA gene encoding outer membrane protein OmpA — translation MNKLSKLAFIAATAVMAASAMAQSVPASRQATNDNWVNGTGEYVWMNGTNELCWRDAFWTPATANAKCDGALVAQAPTPPAPVAPAPAITSQKITYQADALFDFDKAILKPAGKERLGELAAKIQGINLEVVVATGHTDRIGTDAYNDRLSLRRAQAVKAFLVSKGVEANRIYTEGKGKRNPVTTGCNQKNHKQLIACLAPDRRVEVEVVGTPKQ, via the coding sequence ATGAATAAACTTTCAAAGCTCGCGTTCATTGCAGCTACCGCAGTTATGGCTGCATCCGCCATGGCACAGTCGGTGCCGGCGTCGCGACAAGCTACGAACGACAACTGGGTGAATGGTACCGGCGAATACGTGTGGATGAACGGCACGAACGAGCTGTGCTGGCGCGATGCATTCTGGACGCCGGCCACCGCCAACGCAAAGTGCGACGGCGCGCTGGTTGCTCAGGCTCCGACCCCGCCGGCTCCGGTTGCTCCGGCACCGGCTATCACCAGCCAAAAGATTACGTATCAAGCTGACGCGCTGTTCGACTTCGACAAGGCAATCCTGAAGCCGGCTGGTAAGGAACGCCTGGGCGAACTGGCAGCGAAGATTCAAGGCATCAACCTCGAAGTCGTCGTTGCAACGGGCCACACCGACCGCATCGGTACGGACGCGTACAACGACCGTCTGTCGCTGCGCCGCGCTCAAGCTGTTAAGGCGTTCCTGGTCAGCAAGGGCGTCGAAGCCAACCGTATCTACACGGAAGGCAAGGGCAAACGCAACCCGGTTACCACCGGTTGCAACCAGAAGAACCACAAGCAACTCATCGCCTGCCTCGCACCGGACCGCCGCGTGGAAGTCGAAGTTGTCGGTACGCCGAAGCAGTAA
- the ubiG gene encoding bifunctional 2-polyprenyl-6-hydroxyphenol methylase/3-demethylubiquinol 3-O-methyltransferase UbiG, translated as MTNADPHELQKFSDLAHRWWDPNAEFKPLHELNPIRLNWIDTHAHLAGKKVLDIGCGGGILSESMASLGAHVKGIDLSTQALGVADLHSLESGVTVDYEEIAAEALAAREPGTYDVVTCMEMLEHVPEPAAIVEACKTLVKPGGWVFFSTLNRNMKSYLFAVIGAEYIARMLPKGTHDYARFIRPSELAGFVRAASLRTADIKGIVYNPLSKHFMLSSDTSVNYMLACRRDV; from the coding sequence ATGACCAACGCCGATCCCCACGAACTACAGAAATTCAGCGACCTCGCGCATCGGTGGTGGGACCCGAACGCCGAATTCAAGCCGCTGCACGAACTCAACCCGATCCGCCTGAACTGGATCGATACTCACGCGCATCTCGCGGGCAAAAAGGTGCTGGATATCGGCTGCGGCGGCGGCATTCTGTCGGAATCGATGGCGAGTCTCGGTGCCCACGTGAAGGGCATCGACCTGTCGACGCAAGCGCTCGGCGTCGCGGATCTTCACAGCCTGGAAAGCGGTGTAACCGTCGATTACGAGGAAATTGCCGCCGAGGCGCTCGCGGCCCGCGAACCGGGCACTTACGACGTGGTGACCTGCATGGAAATGCTCGAGCACGTGCCCGAGCCGGCCGCGATCGTCGAAGCCTGCAAGACCCTCGTGAAGCCGGGCGGCTGGGTGTTCTTCTCTACGCTGAACCGCAATATGAAGTCGTATCTGTTCGCGGTGATCGGCGCCGAATATATCGCGCGCATGCTGCCGAAGGGCACGCACGACTACGCGCGCTTCATCCGCCCGTCGGAACTCGCGGGCTTCGTGCGCGCCGCCAGCCTGCGCACAGCCGACATCAAGGGCATCGTCTACAACCCGCTTAGCAAGCACTTCATGCTGTCGTCCGACACGAGCGTCAATTACATGCTCGCCTGCCGCCGCGACGTCTGA
- the gph gene encoding phosphoglycolate phosphatase (PGP is an essential enzyme in the glycolate salvage pathway in higher organisms (photorespiration in plants). Phosphoglycolate results from the oxidase activity of RubisCO in the Calvin cycle when concentrations of carbon dioxide are low relative to oxygen. This enzyme is a member of the Haloacid Dehalogenase (HAD) superfamily of aspartate-nucleophile hydrolase enzymes (PF00702).) has protein sequence MSDPTPLPQREDNEDTLGLCQAVLFDLDGTLADTAPDLAAAVNKMRHDRGLEMVALEKLRPLASAGARGLIGCAFGIGPDHHEYASMRDEFLANYEADLCIETTLFPGIAEVLDELDARGVRWGIVTNKVTRLTEPLVAQLGFEERAGCVVSGDTTPHSKPHPAPLLHAARELDVAPERVVYVGDDLRDVQAGFAAGMKTVAAAYGYCGNDIPPTHWHAQHVVQSPAELQKLLRDIA, from the coding sequence ATGAGCGACCCGACTCCCCTGCCCCAACGTGAAGACAACGAGGACACGCTCGGCCTGTGCCAGGCGGTGCTTTTCGACCTCGACGGGACGCTAGCCGACACCGCGCCCGATCTCGCGGCTGCCGTCAACAAAATGCGCCACGATCGTGGGCTCGAGATGGTCGCGCTGGAGAAGCTGCGCCCACTGGCCTCGGCGGGCGCGCGCGGACTGATCGGCTGCGCGTTCGGCATCGGCCCGGACCATCACGAATACGCATCGATGCGCGACGAGTTTCTCGCCAACTACGAAGCGGATCTGTGCATCGAGACCACGCTGTTCCCCGGCATCGCCGAGGTGCTCGACGAACTCGATGCGCGCGGCGTGCGCTGGGGCATCGTCACGAACAAGGTCACGCGGCTCACCGAACCGCTCGTCGCGCAACTGGGGTTCGAGGAGCGCGCCGGCTGCGTGGTGAGCGGCGACACGACCCCGCACTCGAAGCCGCATCCCGCGCCCTTGCTGCACGCGGCACGTGAGTTGGACGTTGCGCCGGAACGTGTGGTCTATGTCGGCGACGATCTGCGAGACGTGCAGGCCGGTTTTGCCGCCGGCATGAAAACCGTCGCCGCGGCATACGGCTATTGCGGCAACGATATTCCGCCGACGCATTGGCACGCGCAGCACGTCGTTCAATCGCCAGCCGAGCTGCAGAAGCTGTTGCGCGACATTGCCTGA
- a CDS encoding COG4315 family predicted lipoprotein: MRKSILLLAPLALAALQHNAFADPPKVDNGRFVNADGMTLYTFDRDTKPGVSACTGGCMSNWPAATATSMDKPSGDWTLIPAADGRQQWAYKGHPLYRYAADKQAGDAKGDGFKDMWHVAKP, from the coding sequence ATGCGCAAATCGATTCTCTTGCTCGCCCCGCTCGCGCTAGCCGCGCTGCAACACAACGCGTTCGCCGATCCACCCAAAGTGGACAACGGCCGCTTCGTCAACGCGGACGGCATGACCCTGTACACCTTCGACAGAGACACCAAGCCCGGCGTGAGTGCGTGCACCGGCGGCTGCATGAGCAACTGGCCGGCGGCCACGGCGACATCGATGGACAAGCCCTCAGGCGACTGGACGTTGATCCCCGCCGCCGACGGCCGACAGCAATGGGCGTACAAGGGCCATCCGCTGTATCGCTACGCGGCCGACAAGCAGGCGGGAGATGCAAAGGGAGACGGCTTCAAGGACATGTGGCACGTCGCGAAGCCTTAA
- a CDS encoding substrate-binding domain-containing protein yields the protein MIRIECQVELVVKGADGREASLSDVMPLLALVDESGSIAQAAALKGLSYRHAWGLLRGIEERLGGPLIAKERGRGSVLSELGHAMLRAQKLCGERLDGNLQALASEVASDLNRWLAPPVDDVRIHASHGYAVAALVTALVANNLPVDIKYRDSADAVSALARGECDLAGFHLPLGEFRATCADTYRRWLDPQRHVLVHLTRRKQGLFIGKGNPKRIGGLGDLARDDIRFVNRQPGSGTRMLLDLALRKLGVDPDRVNGYASAELTHSAIAAFVASGMADVGFGVEPAAHHFGLDFIPIVDEDYYFACDRAHLSRAPLATVIELLRGSAFHQSVEHLDGYDPSDCGKLVDVADGLGDALA from the coding sequence ATGATCAGGATCGAGTGTCAGGTTGAACTGGTGGTGAAGGGTGCGGACGGCCGCGAGGCCAGCCTGTCGGACGTCATGCCGCTGCTCGCGCTCGTCGACGAATCGGGCAGCATTGCGCAGGCGGCGGCGCTTAAGGGTTTGTCCTACCGGCACGCGTGGGGTTTGCTGCGCGGTATCGAGGAGCGCCTGGGCGGTCCGTTGATCGCGAAAGAGCGCGGACGCGGCTCGGTGCTGTCGGAACTGGGTCACGCGATGCTGCGCGCGCAGAAGCTCTGCGGCGAGCGGCTCGACGGCAACCTGCAGGCGCTCGCGAGCGAGGTCGCGAGTGACCTGAACCGCTGGCTCGCGCCGCCCGTCGATGACGTGCGCATCCACGCATCGCATGGCTATGCGGTGGCCGCGCTGGTGACGGCGCTGGTCGCCAACAATCTGCCGGTCGATATCAAGTACCGCGACAGCGCGGATGCGGTGAGCGCGTTGGCGCGCGGCGAATGCGATCTGGCGGGCTTTCACCTGCCGCTCGGCGAATTTCGTGCGACCTGCGCGGATACCTACCGGCGCTGGCTCGATCCGCAACGTCATGTGCTCGTGCATCTGACGCGGCGCAAGCAGGGGCTCTTCATCGGCAAGGGCAATCCGAAGCGGATCGGCGGGCTGGGCGATCTCGCGCGCGACGATATTCGTTTCGTCAATCGCCAGCCGGGCTCGGGCACGCGGATGCTGCTCGATCTCGCGCTGCGCAAACTCGGGGTGGACCCGGATCGCGTCAATGGCTATGCGTCGGCGGAACTCACGCATTCGGCGATCGCGGCATTCGTCGCGAGCGGCATGGCGGATGTCGGTTTCGGCGTGGAGCCGGCCGCGCATCACTTCGGGCTCGACTTCATTCCAATCGTCGACGAGGACTATTACTTCGCGTGCGACCGCGCACACCTCAGCCGCGCGCCGCTCGCGACGGTGATCGAGCTGCTGCGCGGCAGCGCGTTTCATCAAAGCGTCGAGCATCTCGACGGCTACGATCCGAGCGATTGCGGCAAGCTGGTGGACGTCGCCGATGGGCTTGGGGATGCGCTCGCGTGA